CGGCGTTGACGACGTCCAGGGCGCGTTTGGCGAAAGCGCGGGCCTGGGCGCCGGTGAGCCGGACCCGCAGCATCGGGGGCCCGTTCTCCTCGTCCTGGAGCAGCCGCTCCTCGGCCTCGGCGAGGTCCTCCTCGGAGTCGGCGTCCAGCTCCACGAGGGCCTGCGCCTCGACGATCATGCGCTGTTCCTCGCCGTCCCAGGCGAGGGCCATGGTGCCGACGCGGAACTCCTCCTCGATGGGGGCTTCCAGCGGGGCCGTGTCGGCGACCTCGGTGGGTGCCACGGCAGGGACGGCGGCGCTGCCGCCACTGCGTCGTACCACCTCGTCGAGCAGTTCGTCCATGCGTTCGGCGAGCGCGGCGACCTGGGTCTTCTCCAGAGCCACGCTGGTCACCCGGGATCCTGCGATGGCCTGGAGGAAGAACGTACGGCGCCCGGGCAGTCCGACCGTGCCGGCCACGAAGCGGTCCGGCGGATCGTAGAGGAACACCTGACGGGACACGTCCTGTCTCCATTGGAATCGACATCGGGACCGGCCGCTGCGGCCACCGGAACTTCAGTCAGGGCCGCCTCGACCGCTTCACCCTACTGCGGTTGACGATCACGGTGCGCCCGCATCGCCCCCGACCCGGGCGTCTCCTGACGGGGGTTCCGCGCGCGGCGCAAGGGAGGCGAAATCCCCGGTGTCACCGAGGCGAACGAGAAACGGCCTGAGACGGGTGTAACGGATCGCGGTGATGGAACACGGCTCTACGGAGATCCGCTGGAAGAGGTCGAGATGGAGTCCGAGCGCGTCCGCCACGAGGGACTTGATGATGTCGCCGTGCGAGCACATGACATAGACGGCGTCGGCGCCGTGGTCGCGCTCCACGCGCGCGTTCCACTCGCGCACCGCCTCGGCGGCACGGGTCGCCATCGCCCGCATCGACTCACCGCCGGGGAACCGCGCCGCCGACGGATGCGCCTGCACGACCTCCATCAGCGGCTCGTCCATCAACTCGGCGAGCTTGCGCCCGGACCAGTCGCCGTAGTGGCACTCCCCGATCCGCTCGTCGGTGTGCGCGGTCAGTTCCGGCCGGGCGTCCAGCAGCGGCCGTATCGTCTCCTGGCAGCGCTGCAGCGGGCTGGTGACGACCTCGGAGATCGGCAGCGCGGTGAGCCTCCCGGGCAGCGCCGCGGCCTGCGCGGCGCCACGTTCGTCGAGGGCGACCCCGGGCGTCCACCCGGCGAGCAGTCCCTCGGTATTGGCGGTGGATCGTCCGTGCCGGACGAGGATCAGCGTGGGCATGCGGCCAAGCGTAAGCGTCCATCACCCGCCGAAGGGCCGCGCCGGTGTCGAGAGCCCATGGGGGTCCCCCCGCTCGAGCGAAGCCGAGAGTGGGGGAGCGCGGAGGCCCGGAGGGTCGAGCACGGTCGGGCTCTCGACACCGGCTTGGGCGGCCCGGAGGCGAAAAAGTCAGCGCGCGTTCCGGGGCGTGAGGCGGGAGAATACGCTCCGTGATCGTCGACTGCGCCGTCTACCGGGACGGGATGCGCACGGAGGGGCCGCGGGACTTCTCCGACGCCCTGGCGCAGTGCCGGGTGGGCGGGGACGCGTTCGTGTGGATCGGGCTGTACGAGCCGACGGAGCGCGAGTTCGACCAGGTGGCGGAGGAGTTCGGACTGCACCCGCTGGCCGTCGAGGACGCCCTGACCGCCCACCAGCGCCCCAAGCTCGAGGTGTACGACGACTCGCTGTTCATGGTCCTCAAACCGGTCGCGTACGAGCCCAAGAGCGACAACGTCACCTCCGGCGAGGTCATGATCTTCATCGGCGACTCGTTCGTGGTGACCGTGCGGCACGGCGAGGAGGCCCCGCTCACGGCGGTTCGGAAGCGGCTGGAGGCGGAGCCCGAGATGCTGCGGTACGGCCCCACGGGGGTGCTGTACGCGATCTCGGACGCGATCGTCGACCACTACGTGGACGTGGCGGGCGAGCTGAGCACCGACCTGGAGGAGCTGGAGGCGGAGGTGTTCTCGCCGACCGGCGGCGGCACCCGGCACACCGCGTCCCGCATCTACAACTTCAAGCGGCAGATCCTGGAGTTCCGCCGGGCCACCGGTCCGCTGGCCCAGCCGCTGGACCGGCTCGCGGGCACCGGCCTGTTCGGTCTGCGGGTGCCCTTCGTGCCGGAGAAGGCGCAGCCGTTCTTCCGCGACATCAACGACCATCTGATGCGCGTGAACGAGTCGGTCGAGGGCCTGGACCGGCTGGTGTCGGACATCCTGTCGGCGCATCTGGCCCAGATGAGCGTCCGGCAGAACGACGACATGCGGAAGATCTCCGCGTGGGCGGCCATGGCCGCGGTCCCCACGATGATCGCGGGGGTCTACGGCATGAACTTCGACCACATGCCGGAGCTGCGCTGGGTGTGGTCGTATCCGGCGCTGATCCTGGCCATGGCCGCCCTGGAGGTCTCGCTGTACCGGCTGTTCAAGAGCCGGGGCTGGTTGTAAGCGCTTTTCCCGGGCTTCAGGCGAACTCGGGGGCCGAGGTGGCCGGTCCGCCGAGGGCGTCGCGGCGTTCCGGCATCTTCAGGCTGACCATGCGGCGCCAGCCCGCGATCCGCTCGTAGGCGTACATCGCGTGGATGCCCGCCGCGAGCAGCGCGGCCTTCGGCTTCGGCCAGCCGAGGATGCGCCCCATGTGGGACATGACGGCGAGGCTGACATCCCGATAGATCCGGATCTCGGCGAGCGCGCACTCCCGCAGCGTCCGCTGGATGGCCCGGCCGTGCCCGGCGTGGGCGAAGCGCAGCAGTTCCTCGTGGCAGTAGGCGAGATGGTTGTCCTCGTCATTGGAGATCATCTTCACCGCCCGGCCGAGGTCGGGGTGGTCGGCGAAGTGCTTGCGGAGCAGCTCCATCTCCTCGGAGGCGCGCTGCTCGGTGACCCGGCTGTGCGAGAGATAGGTGACGATGTCCTGGACGGTGAGCGGCTCGTCGCGCTTGAGCTTGTCGTGCGCGAGGCCGATGCCGTTCTTCTCTAGGAGCATGGTGTAGTCGGTCTCGGGCGGTACGGGGACGGGACCGAGGCCGCGCTTCTTCATCAGGGCGTTGAAGATCCGCCCGTGCTTGTCCTCGTCCGCGCCATGCCGGGTGATCTTGGGGGCGAGTGCGCGCTCGCTGTCCGGAACGAGCGCGGCGATACGGGCGTTCTCCCAGCCGCCCTGTGACTCCCCGCTGGCGGCGATGGAGCAGAACAGGCGGAAGGACTCGTCGTTGTCGAGGATCTCCTGGAACAGACTCTTGGCCGAAAGCATCGTGCGCACCTCTCTGCAGGATTCCGCAAAGAACGAGTCAAATGCGCTGCGAGGGACGCTGCAACAGCTGTGTCGGACAACTCCGCCAAAAG
This genomic window from Streptomyces sp. DG2A-72 contains:
- a CDS encoding DUF3090 domain-containing protein, whose product is MSRQVFLYDPPDRFVAGTVGLPGRRTFFLQAIAGSRVTSVALEKTQVAALAERMDELLDEVVRRSGGSAAVPAVAPTEVADTAPLEAPIEEEFRVGTMALAWDGEEQRMIVEAQALVELDADSEEDLAEAEERLLQDEENGPPMLRVRLTGAQARAFAKRALDVVNAGRPPCPLCSLPLDPEGHVCPRQNGYRRGA
- a CDS encoding histidine phosphatase family protein, producing the protein MPTLILVRHGRSTANTEGLLAGWTPGVALDERGAAQAAALPGRLTALPISEVVTSPLQRCQETIRPLLDARPELTAHTDERIGECHYGDWSGRKLAELMDEPLMEVVQAHPSAARFPGGESMRAMATRAAEAVREWNARVERDHGADAVYVMCSHGDIIKSLVADALGLHLDLFQRISVEPCSITAIRYTRLRPFLVRLGDTGDFASLAPRAEPPSGDARVGGDAGAP
- the corA gene encoding magnesium/cobalt transporter CorA, with amino-acid sequence MIVDCAVYRDGMRTEGPRDFSDALAQCRVGGDAFVWIGLYEPTEREFDQVAEEFGLHPLAVEDALTAHQRPKLEVYDDSLFMVLKPVAYEPKSDNVTSGEVMIFIGDSFVVTVRHGEEAPLTAVRKRLEAEPEMLRYGPTGVLYAISDAIVDHYVDVAGELSTDLEELEAEVFSPTGGGTRHTASRIYNFKRQILEFRRATGPLAQPLDRLAGTGLFGLRVPFVPEKAQPFFRDINDHLMRVNESVEGLDRLVSDILSAHLAQMSVRQNDDMRKISAWAAMAAVPTMIAGVYGMNFDHMPELRWVWSYPALILAMAALEVSLYRLFKSRGWL
- a CDS encoding ferritin-like domain-containing protein, producing MLSAKSLFQEILDNDESFRLFCSIAASGESQGGWENARIAALVPDSERALAPKITRHGADEDKHGRIFNALMKKRGLGPVPVPPETDYTMLLEKNGIGLAHDKLKRDEPLTVQDIVTYLSHSRVTEQRASEEMELLRKHFADHPDLGRAVKMISNDEDNHLAYCHEELLRFAHAGHGRAIQRTLRECALAEIRIYRDVSLAVMSHMGRILGWPKPKAALLAAGIHAMYAYERIAGWRRMVSLKMPERRDALGGPATSAPEFA